The nucleotide window TCACATGCGGTCATGCCTGGGATCAGTGCAGTGCCTCGATGGCCTGCACGATCAGCGCTCGGGCGTCAGCTCCGTACACGGCCATGCTGCGCAGTTCCTCAAACGCGCGGGCGTACAGGCTGATCTCCGACGGCTGGGTGATCCTCACCCTCGCTGAGACCAACTCGACCGAGACCAGGCGGTCGTCGTACATGTGGAAGGTCTCGCGCGGCCACTGCCGCCGCTGCGGCGCGGACATGGGAACGATACCGAGGGAGACCTGAGGCAGGGCGCCGGCCGTGAGGAGATAGCCGAGCTGCGCTGCCATCGCGTCAGCGTCGCAGACCTGGTATCGAAGCGCCGCCTCTTCGACCAAGAATACGAACGTGTGCCCCGGCCGATGGACAATCAGGGACCGGTCGACTCGGGCCCGCGCTGCCTCCGCGCTGTCGTCCACGGGCAGGTCCCGGAACGCTGCGCTGATGCCCAGCACCCCAGTGGCGTAGCCCTCGGTCTGTAGTAGTCCGGGCACAAGCGATGACGAGTAGACCCGGAAGTGGCGGGTGTCCTGGAACAGCCGGGGCTCGCTGCTCTGCAGGGCCTTGAGCCCGTGGCGCACCTCGGTGCGCCACTCGGTATACATGGACTCGGCGTGCAACGACTGGGAGATCAGGTCGTCAGCCTGGTCCAGGGCGTCGCAGGCTCTGCACCACAGGCGGATATCCGTAGCGTTGGGCGCCGTGCGCGCGTTCTCGATTCTGGACGTCTTGGCGTGGTGCCAGCCGCACCGGTCGGCCAACTCGGTCACCGTCAGCCCTGCCCTCCGGCGCATGCCGCGCAGCCGCTGGGCCACTACCTTGCGCGCGGCCTGCGCCGAGGAGGAAGGGGAGATAGGCATGAGCTGGCCTGTCCGGTGCGTGCTGTCAGGTGATCTTGTACTGGGCGTGCGGCGTGGCTCGCGACCACACCGTTTCGAACGCCTCGGCGCACAGCCTTGCGACCGCTGGGTCCTCGCTGATCTCTCCTCCGGCTGAGGCGCCGTCACCAGTGAAGTGATTCCACCGGACCAGATGGTCGTCGATCAGCCAGAAGTCGTTACCGGGCAGCGCGATGTCCGAGGCTTGGCGGCGCGGCAGCCACCGGACCTGCTCGCCGGCGGCAACGTTGGTGAAGGTGCCGTCGTACAGGAAGCGGGTGTACTCGCTGACCGGCTCGGACACGATCCGCGCACGGCGCACGACGACGCCGCGGCTGACGGTCTTCTGGATCAGGTCCAGCCACGGCCGCCACCACGACGACCGATCGGCCGGGTCGTGACGGTGACCAGCCTGCCACTCGGCGAAAGGCCCGCTCTCGTAATCGACCGCGTAGGCATCGCGCATCTCCAGGTGGACAGCGGAGCGGGTCGCGGAACCGAGAAGCTCAGGCCAGGTGGGCACGCTCATCGAGGGCATCGCACGCCTCCCTGATCATCTGCGTCATCCTCGCGGGAATCCGCACTACGGCCTCGTGGCCGGGGATGCCGACGGCGTGGCCGGGCACCTCGAAAGAAGCGCATTCTGCTGCGAGTTCCTCGTCGGCCTTCCAGCCCTGAAGCACGAGTTCGTTCTTCTCCTCGTTGACCCACACGGTGGGGCTCTCGCCGTCTCCGGTATTCGGGTCGATCCCGATGAACTGTAAGGGCACAGCTACCTCCGGCCATCAGATGTGCAGGACTGTGCGTCACAGTCACCTGCCTGAGGGCTTCGGTCAAGAGGGCCAGTTCCGCCATCGGTCCCGCACGGCTGCATACACGCACAGTTCTGCACATCGCTGGCCATGCTGCACATCACACTCCTAGCGTCGGCAGGGATGCAGAAACCCCGGCGAGGCGGTGGAACCCTCCCGGGGTGCGGACGACGCCCGAGGAGCGCCGACATGCGGCAAGCTACAACCCCAGCACCCGAGTCGGGATCAGCGGTCCTCTGGCCGCTGGACGTTACGATGATGCGCACCTCAGCGCGCCACCTGCTCGCCGAGGACGCCGAGCTGCCCTCCGACGAGGCACTGGACACGCTGGTCCTCCAGCTGCGCGGGCACGTCATGCTCGCCATTCCTTTCGTCGAGGCCCTAGCCGCCCGCTTACCCGAGGGCGACCTACCCCGCGCATGCGCGCTCGCTGGCATCAGTGAGGCACGCACCCGCCTCGGCCTGGAACCCCGGCACGCCCTGCCCGCGCGGATCGCACACGCCCAGCGCTTGGCCCGCTCGGTCACCGCTCTCTGTGACCACTACGAGAACCTGGGCGAGTCCCGGCCGTGATCGTCCAAGAGACGCGCCTCGACCTCCCCCTGCCGGACCCACCCGAGCCGTTGGAAGACTGCGGGGTCTGCCAGGCCCTGGTGAAGCAACGCAAGCAGGCGCGGGCGGCCGGTGATTGGTCGCGGGTCACCAACTGCAACGTGGAGATCCGCAACCATCACCGGGCGCGGTGGTGGCGATGACGCAGACCGCGAACCGGCCGCCATTGCCCCAGCCCCTCCACTGGCCCATCCTGCGGCCACCCCTCACCACATGCGACACCTGCCGCGACCGGCTGGACGATCTGATGATCGTCGTGATGCACGACGAGTCGGACAGCGCATTCCTCGCACAGATCCTCGTGGCCCGGCACATTGCCGCCAAGCACCCCGACGCCGTCCCTCTGCCGCACACGGACGGGTGCCACCTGTGCGCTCACTACGAGCGGCACGGCGACAGCGGCCTGTGGAACGAGCACCGAGTCCGCGGCCTGTTCCTTCCCGAGGCGACAGCCCGGCTCATGTGACAACCCGCTTCATGTACCAGTCCGTGCCTGCAAGCTCTGGTCCCGCAGCCTTGTACAGACTGACCAGATCGGGTGCCCTTTCTTGCGCCTTGGTCAGGCTGATGGCCGCGGCGCGCTCCATGCCCCGTTCGTCGGGACCACTCCTCTACGGTGGTGCCCGTTTCCGGGCAGATGCCGGCATGTGCCTGTTCGGCTGCGAGCTGTGCGGCATGGACTGGATGATCGGGGAGTAACGGGCGGCACGGCGTCCGGGGTACGTGAGCGTCCCCTTGCGCAGCTCAGGCTGAGTGCGGCCCTGGTGCAAGGGGACGCTCGCGCGTTGGGCGGGGGCAGCGTCGCTGCCGTCTGTGCCCGGTGTCATCCCGTGGTGGTGCGTTCCTTGGCCGGTGCTCGGCGTGTTGTCGGGGTGTCCAGGTGGACCACGACGGTGGTGTAGAAGCGGTGCACGGCGTCGTCGACGCTGCGGATGAAGCCGGACTCGGCGTTGCCGCGGCCGCTTCCCATGCTCTTGAGCAGGGACAGGCGGAAACCGGTGATCTTGGTGCCGTTGTCCTTGGGGAGCAGGTCCGCCGGTTCGGGGCGGAGCCGCTCCAGTGTCCCGCGCGGGCCTCCGGTTTCGGTGTCGACGAGGGTTTCGATGTGCAGGTCCGCCGGTGCCTCGGCCAGGCGCCGGACGAGCCGCTTGGCCCAGCTCAGGGGGTATCCCTGCTCGGGGGTCGGGATTTCGATGGAGGTGCGCAGTTTGCCGGTGCGCAGGTCGGCGCTGACGGCCAGGACCCCGGGGGTGCCGTCGATGCGCAGCTCCGCCTGAAGCCGCCCGTCGAGGCAGAGCTGGTCGGCGAGCCGGTTCCGGCGTTCCCTGGGATCGGTTCCGCGTTTGGCGCGCTGAACGGGCAGGACCTTCTGTCCGAGTTCACCGCCGAGCCGGAGGCAGACCTGGCGGATGAGCCGCTCCCAACTCTCGACCACCTCAAGTGCCCGTGCGTCGCCCTGGCAGAGGGTTTCGTCGTCGATCCCGTTGCGCACGGGGACCCATGCGGGGCCCATGTTCTGGAAGCCGTGGCAGCCGGAGTTCTCGTGCTGCAGGTAGTGCAGCAGTTCCTGCAGGAGCCAGGCGTGTGCCGCGTTGCTCACTCCCTCGTGCCTGATCAGCATCTGTGCCTGGTAGGCGACTTCAGCCCAGGACAGATGCCAGAGGGCCACCTTGTGCTTGCGCCGCTTGTCGATCTTGACGTCGACGAGCGGACTGCCCTCCAGCGCGACATCGTTCGTCAGCGTGATCACGGCCTCGTAACCGCGGCGCGCGGCGATGTCCATGTACGCCTGCACCTGGTCGGCCTTTAGTGCGTTGCCGTTGGTCTTCGTCTCGACCAGCGCGGTCCACAGCTTGCCGGCCCGCTCCACGCGGATCACCCCGTCCGGGCGCCGCGGGCTGTCACCGTGCGGCAGGGAGACCTCCGTGAACGTCTCCATGCGGCCCGCCGGAGCCCCGAACCCGGCGGTGAGCCTCCTGCTGAACTCCGGCACCTGCGCCATCACTGCCAGCAGCACCGAGGTGGCACGCATCTCACGGTCCCGGTCGCTCTTGAGCACCGAGACCGGGAAAAGCCTGGCCTGCTTCCAGGAGTCGTTCTCCGCCAGGGTTTTCTTGGCCGTCTTGGGGAGGGTGACCTTCTTCTTCGCGGTGCGAGGGCGAGCGGTCGGCTTCTTCGGCTCGACGGCCTCGCCCTCAGGCCGACGAGGAGCGGGGATGGCCTCCAGCGTCGCCTGCCGGGCCAGTTCCTCGGCCGGCGCCAAAGCCGTCGCGTCCGCCCGCTCGTCACCTTCGGCGGCGTCGAGCGCTGCTTCCGCGTCCGTGGCCGCGTCGTCCTCGATGTCCACGCCAAAGTCCGTCGCCAGCCCAGCGAGACCGGTTTCGTAGCCCTGCCCGACGGCACGGAACTTCCACTCTTCTCCCCGCCTGTACAGCTCGCCGAAGATGACCGCCGTCACGGAGTCGGCGTCATCGACGGCGAACCGCAGGAGACTCTCGCCGACCGCGTCGGCCAGCGTGATCCTCACGTCCTCCAGCTCACCGAAGCGAGCCCTGTCGTACCTGCTCGCAGCGACGACAATCCGGTCGATCTCGGCCGGTACCGCAGTCAGGTCAAAGCTGATCCGGTCCTCGCTGCCGTCCGCCGTCGGCGTCTTCCCCAGAACCTGCACGCTTCCGTCAGCGGCTACCGAATGGTTGTAGAAGTAGAAGTCGCTGTCGCTGCGCACCTTGCCGCTTGAGTCCAGCAGTAGGACCGACACATCCGCGTCGCCCTCGCCGGTAGGGCTGGCCCAGCCCAGACTGACGATCACCGAACCGACACTGTCGCTCAGATCCGCCAGGGCCACATTCGCACCCTTGATCATTTCCTGCACAAAGCCCCCCAGCGGCGCACCTTGGGCTGCGGAAGATTCCGCCCCATCCATCCCCTTGCGCGGCACAAAATGACGAGCCGCGCGCGGAAACTGTAGTACGCACCGAGCCCGGTCGTGGAGGTTCCGTGAAGAACGGTACGTGGCTGACTGCCCGGCGTCCACGGGCCCCGGGGGCTCAGCCATGACGTCCCCGGGGCCGGGCTTGGGGGCCGCACTGTCCAACCACGCTGAGACCCCAGTGTCACACAGCGGCCGGCTACGGAGATCGTTCAACGCCTGGAGATCAACGCGCATCAACGACTTGTATCCGGACCGGCTGCCGGCGGATGACCGTGCGGGCCCTTGGCCGGATCCGAGTGCTCTGCGTGGCGGAGCAGCGTGCCGTGGACGATGGTGGATGGCTACCGTACGTCGACGTAGTCGCCGGGTGCGTTGACTGCCGCGGTGGCGGTGTTGCCGGCGTAGCTGTAGCGCCAGTATCCGTCGCGGCTGGCTGTGACGGTGGTCTTCAGGTATCCGGTGGAGCTGGCAGTTACTGTTCTGAGGGTGCTGTAGGTGCCGCTCGGTGTGCGGAACTGAAGGCTCACGGGCTGGTTGGCGTGGCGGTAGTACTTGGAGTCGTGCCAGTTGACCCGGCTCAATGCGCCTGTGATGGTGATCGGTTTCCCCTTGGTTACA belongs to Streptomyces glaucescens and includes:
- a CDS encoding helix-turn-helix domain-containing protein produces the protein MPISPSSSAQAARKVVAQRLRGMRRRAGLTVTELADRCGWHHAKTSRIENARTAPNATDIRLWCRACDALDQADDLISQSLHAESMYTEWRTEVRHGLKALQSSEPRLFQDTRHFRVYSSSLVPGLLQTEGYATGVLGISAAFRDLPVDDSAEAARARVDRSLIVHRPGHTFVFLVEEAALRYQVCDADAMAAQLGYLLTAGALPQVSLGIVPMSAPQRRQWPRETFHMYDDRLVSVELVSARVRITQPSEISLYARAFEELRSMAVYGADARALIVQAIEALH
- a CDS encoding DUF6879 family protein, whose product is MPSMSVPTWPELLGSATRSAVHLEMRDAYAVDYESGPFAEWQAGHRHDPADRSSWWRPWLDLIQKTVSRGVVVRRARIVSEPVSEYTRFLYDGTFTNVAAGEQVRWLPRRQASDIALPGNDFWLIDDHLVRWNHFTGDGASAGGEISEDPAVARLCAEAFETVWSRATPHAQYKIT
- a CDS encoding DUF6415 family natural product biosynthesis protein codes for the protein MMRTSARHLLAEDAELPSDEALDTLVLQLRGHVMLAIPFVEALAARLPEGDLPRACALAGISEARTRLGLEPRHALPARIAHAQRLARSVTALCDHYENLGESRP
- a CDS encoding TerD family protein — protein: MIKGANVALADLSDSVGSVIVSLGWASPTGEGDADVSVLLLDSSGKVRSDSDFYFYNHSVAADGSVQVLGKTPTADGSEDRISFDLTAVPAEIDRIVVAASRYDRARFGELEDVRITLADAVGESLLRFAVDDADSVTAVIFGELYRRGEEWKFRAVGQGYETGLAGLATDFGVDIEDDAATDAEAALDAAEGDERADATALAPAEELARQATLEAIPAPRRPEGEAVEPKKPTARPRTAKKKVTLPKTAKKTLAENDSWKQARLFPVSVLKSDRDREMRATSVLLAVMAQVPEFSRRLTAGFGAPAGRMETFTEVSLPHGDSPRRPDGVIRVERAGKLWTALVETKTNGNALKADQVQAYMDIAARRGYEAVITLTNDVALEGSPLVDVKIDKRRKHKVALWHLSWAEVAYQAQMLIRHEGVSNAAHAWLLQELLHYLQHENSGCHGFQNMGPAWVPVRNGIDDETLCQGDARALEVVESWERLIRQVCLRLGGELGQKVLPVQRAKRGTDPRERRNRLADQLCLDGRLQAELRIDGTPGVLAVSADLRTGKLRTSIEIPTPEQGYPLSWAKRLVRRLAEAPADLHIETLVDTETGGPRGTLERLRPEPADLLPKDNGTKITGFRLSLLKSMGSGRGNAESGFIRSVDDAVHRFYTTVVVHLDTPTTRRAPAKERTTTG